ATTAACTGTCACTTCGAGTGATTTTGATGAAAATCAAAAATGTATCGAGAAGTTAAAAACAACTCCAAAAGGAAAATTTTTAGCTGACGGATTGGCTTCTGAATTGTTTATAATTTAAGTACCTTTGGGTATGCAAGCAACTATCCATCATAATTCTCGTAAATACACTATAGATTTAACCGAACCATTAGATATTTCCATAGCCATTGATACTTCTAAACAGCATATTAATGCGTGGTATTTAGATGACCCTGAAATAGTTCCTGTAGCTTCAGGAGATTGGGTTGGGAGTGTTGCTGAAGGAGCAGATGTGAATTTTAATAATATATCATTTAATCCACATTCTCATATTACACATACCGAATGTGTAGGGCATATTACGGAAGAAGTATATTCAATAAATAAGCATTTAAACACGTTTTTCTTTTTAGCAGAAGTAGTTACCATAGCTCCAGAACAATTGGAAAATGGAGATTTTGTAATTTCTAAAAAGCAATTGCAACATAATTTAGGAAACAAGAAAAGAGATGCAATTGTTATTCGTACAATTCCGAATCTTTTAGATAAAAAAGAGATGAGGTATTCTAATACCAATCCTCCATACATGTTGGAAGAGGCAGCAGTGTATTTAAAAGAGAAAGGAATAAAACACTTGCTTATAGACCTACCTTCAGTCGATAAAGAAAAAGACGATGGTAAATTGTTGTCTCACAATGCTTTTTGGAATACTCAAGGAGTGCTGCGTTTTGATGCTACCATTACTGAGTTCATATATGTGCCCAATAATGTGGTAGATGGAACTTATTTTTTAAATTTGATGGTAGCACCTTTTGAAAACGATGCAACTCCTAGTAAACCAATTTTGTATAAAATCGAAATGTAGTAGGTTTAGCGATTTGATAAAAATTTACTCTTGCGACGACCTTTAATCAAGGTTTGTTATTTACATTTTTTATAAATGTTTCTTTTTAGGGACCTCTATCTGTTTGGCGAGATTTACTTTATGTTTCATTTATACTTCAAAGATATAACAGCATAGGAATAAATTCAGCAACTAAAAGTCAAAGTGTCGTTTTGTATCGATGAATGGAATTTGAATACCTATTAAAGGTATTGCTGTTTCGTTATTTAAAATACTGATATAAAGGTGTTTTTTTATTTAGATTCAATATGAAATAAACGTTAAGGATTGATTTTTTGTAAAACCTGTTTCTTTTTTTTATAGTTTTACCACTCAATTAAATAGACAAATGACAAATTATACTACATGTAAGCAATGGAAATCTACTGTAAGATACAGGAGATATCGGGCTATGTATGTATTATAATTATTTTTAAATAAAATATAACTATTACGAAAAGTCCGACTTCATAGTCGGACTTTTTATTTTTATAAAAAAAGAAAACAACTAAACTTAGAAACTATGAAAAAACTGTATTTAAATTATTTAAACACATTTAAAGGCCTCTCAACAGAGGTATGGTGGTTGGCGCTTATTACATTAATAAACAGAGCAGGAACAATGGTGATTCCTTTCTTGTCTTTGTACTTAACAAAAAGCCTAGATTTTAGTTTAAAAGATGTTGGATGGATTATGACTTGCTTTGGATTAGGGTCGGTAATTGGGTCTTGGCTTGGAGGAAAGCTAACAGATAAAATTGGCTTTTATAAAGTGATGAAGGTAAGCTTATTCTTAACCGGATTATTATTTATAGCATTACAATTTGTAACAACTTTTGTTGGTTTTTGCATCGGTATTTTTTTAGTAATGTTAGTGGCAGATACTTTTAGACCAGCAATGTTTGTTGCTTTGAGTAACTATAGCAAACCAGAAAATAAAACAAGGTCGGTAACCTTAATACGTTTGGCTATTAATCTTGGTTTTTCGGCGGGTCCAGCAGTTGGAGGATTAATTATTACCTCTTTAGGTTATAATGGACTCTTTTGGGTAGATGGAATCACTTGTATTTTAGCTACATTTCTACTGATGAACGTATTGCATCCAAAGAAAGCAAAAATAGTAGATGAGGTAAAAGTAGAAAACCCGGTGTCTATCTTTTCTGATAAGGCGTTCTGGGTATTTTTTGTGAGTATGTTTGTTTTTGGATTCATATTCTTACAATATTTTTCAACGATGCCTTTGTATTATAAGGATACGCATCATTTAACAGAGTTGGAAATAGGTTTGTTAATGGGAATGAATGGATTTATCATTTTTGCATTAGAAATGCCCTTAATTAAATGGTTAGAGGATAGTAAGTATTCAAAAGAGTTTTTAATATTTATAGGACTCCTGTTAACTGGAATTAGCTTTTTTGTACTACTATTAACTAATTGGGTAGGTGTACTAATTGTTGGGATGTTGTTTATGACAATTGGAGAAATGATTGCATTTCCTTTTTCAAATGCTTTTGTAATGGATAGAGCAAAGAGGGGAAAACAGGGAGAGTATATGGCTTATTATAGTATTGCATTTTCCATTTCGCATATATTCGGACATAATTCTGGAATGCAAATGGTAGATAAGATTGGCTTTAATAGTACATGGAGTATTATGGCTATATTATCAATTGTAGGTTTGGTATTTCTATTATTGTTAATGAGTTTAATTAAAAAAGAAGGAATCAAAGGATGAATTTAAATCAAGTTACAATTCCATCAGTAGATGTGAATAGATCTGTAGAGTTTTATAAAAAACTAGGCTTGCATCTTATTGTAGATGCAAGTCCTAGATATGTTCGATTTGAACTTCCAGAAGGCCAAAGTACTTTATCTATTCATCAAGTAGAAACATTACCCAAAGGAGAAGGGATTGTATTGTATTTTGAAAATGACAATTTAGATGAACTTGTCAATCAATTACAAGATAAGGGCGTAAATTTTATTCATTTGCCAAAAGATCAAACTTGGTTATGGAGAGAAGCTCGTTTGGAGGACCCTGATGGAAATAAATTAATCTTATTTAAGGCAGGGGAACATAGAAAAAATCCTCCTTGGCGAATTAATTAGCTGGAAGTTTTATCTTTGAACTCCAAATTAGAATAGATTACAATGAATATACAAGACGCACAAAAGCAAGTTGACGATTGGATTAAGAATCACGGAGTTCGTTATTTTAATGAGCTAACAAATATGGCTCAATTAACGGAAGAAGTTGGGGAAGTAGCACGTATTATTGCACGCCGATATGGAGAGCAAAGTGAAAAGGAAAGTGATAAACAAAAGGATTTAGGAGAAGAACTGGCGGATGTAGTTTTTGTTGTTTTATGTTTGGCAAATCAAACTGGTGTAAACCTACAAGAAGCCTTTGATAAAAAGCTGGATTTTAAAACAAAAAGAGATCACGATCGTCATCATAATAATGAAAAATTAAAATAATGAGTTTAGCGAATAATATTAAAAAAGGATTTTTCTGGATCAATGTTTTAAAAATCGGAATGGTGTTTTTACTCGTTGTAGCTGCGTTCTCATTATTTTTTAAAACAGGAGGAGCTATTTTTTCTGGTGATTTTGAAACAGTTTATAATGTACATTTTGCAAATAACCAATGGGTGCGATTTTGGCTTAGTAAGATTGTTATAAGTTTGTTATATGCAATGTATACCGTGAATAAAAAAATGAAGTAAAATAAAAAACTCAGCAATTTGCTGAGTTTTTTTATTTTTTGATTCTATCTTATTTCAATCGTGTTAAACTTAAATCATTGTTGTATCTAACTAAATACAATCCTTGATTCGAATAAGTTCCTGACTTTTTACGATATTCAAACTTATTTTCTAGTCTAAAAGAAGTACCATCTTTAAAAGTTCTACTTAACTTTTCTCCAGAAGCCAAACGCATAATAATATCGTATGTAATATCAAACCCTTTAACGGCATATTCAGAAGGTAGAGAATTGTTCTTTTCTAAGTATTTTTCATTAAAAACATTCACTTCTTTCGAGTTGATGTCAGCAAACATATTGGTGACATAAGTAAAATGAATTTGGGCTAATTTATTGTTGTCAATTTTGTTATAACCCTTATTTTTATTCACTGCAAAAACTTGAACGCTTACGTCATCAGGAAAACCAATAGCACTGTTTAAGGCATCAGCAACAGCAACGTTGTCATCTGAAGTCATAATAAACCAAGCTTTTTTATTGTCTTTTAGGTTTTCTATAAAACGGTCTTTTTTAATATATCCTTCTTCAGGTTTTAGTATATGAACTGTTTTGATCGAATCATGTCTTCGTAATCCATAACTGATTTTATCTACCATTGCATTTGATACTTTTTTCCCATCTCCAATTACAAAAATAGTTTCATTGTTGTAGTTGTCTTTTAAATACGATAGTAAATACTCTGTATATAAGTTGCTATCTGGAGCGGTTTTCACCAACTTAGATGATGAAAAGTCTTTTTGACTATTTGAAAAGTGAGGGAAAATAATAGGATTGTCTACCTCTCTAGCAAGTTCAATGGCTTCTTCTGAATAAAAAGGACCAATGATTGCATCCATATCGTCTAATTGATCAGATGTAATAATACTTTCAATATTTTTTCCTTTTCTACCAGTGTCTAAAATTAATGTATTAACAGTAATTCCCTGATTACTTAAAGAGTCAATTGCTATTTCTGCTCCTAAATAAAAGTCAGTAACCATATTCGCAAGTCTGTTTCTTTTGAATATTTCTTTATTAGCAATAGTATCGTACTCATTTGCTCTAAAAGGAAGCAATAAAGCAACGTTAACGGAAGCATCTGTTGTAATAGAGTCTCTATAAAACTTATATTCAACTTGCTCTGTCTCTTCGTCTTTTGGTCTTATTTTAATTAGTTGACCTACTTTTAAAACATTGTCTTTGATTTCTGGGTACTCCGGATTTAAATACATTAAATCCTCTTTTGAAATGTTGTAAAAACGAGTAAGACTAAAAATGGTCTCTTTACTTTGTACTTCGTGAGTAACATATTTTTTCAAGATTTCATTTTTATCTACAACAATAGTTCTTGTGTTGGCCTTTACTTTTAATACTTGTCCAACTGACAGTTTATTAAAAACTAAATCAGGAAATTCTGGATTTAGTTTTAATAGTTCATCTTTTGAGATATTGTACTCTTTAGTAATACGATATACCGTTTCTCCTTGCTGTACAGTATGTGTTTCGTAATCGGTAGTAACTACAGTATATACGTCGTCGTTTTTAGTAGCCTCTTCAGTAGTTTCTTCTTCTGTAGGAGTAGATCCTTCCACTATCTCTTCTTCTGAAGTTGTTTCTACAGGAGAGTTTGTACTATTAATCGTTTTGTTAGGAATAATAATAACGGTATTTGTAGGAGGAGTTGCGCTTACATCTGGATTTAAGCGAAGTAAATCATCTTCACTCATATTCAAACGATTGGCAATGTCTTCAATAGTTTCTCCCTTTTGAACTTTATAAGAAACATAGCGTTTCTGTTGTCCACAAGAAACAGCAATTGTCAATCCGAAAAGAAATACTAATAACTTTATTTTTTTCATGTATACACTTTTAAAAAGATGTTATTCCCACTCAATGGTTGCTGGTGGTTTAGAGCTTATATCATATACAACTCTGTTTACACCTTTTACATTGTTTATTATTTTATTTGATATTTTTTGTAAAAACTCATAAGGTAAATTTACCCAATCAGCTGTCATACCATCCGTACTTTCTACAGCACGCAATGCAACTACTTTTTCGTAGGTTCTTTCATCACCCATTACTCCAACAGAGTTCACCGGTAATAAAATGGCACCTGCTTGCCAAACTTTATTATAAAGTCCGTGTTCTTTTAATCCGTTGATGAAAATCGCATCAACTTCTTGCAAAATACGAACTTTTTCTGAGGTGATGTCACCTAGAATTCTAATAGCTAAACCTGGTCCTGGAAAAGGATGACGACCTAATAATTCTTGATCAATACCCATTGATTTTCCAACACGACGAACTTCATCTTTAAAAATCATTCGTAAAGGCTCCACTACTTTTAACTTCATGAAATCTGGTAATCCCCCCACATTATGATGACTTTTAATAGTTGCTGAAGGACCTCCATTTACCGAAACTGATTCGATAACATCTGGGTAAATAGTTCCTTGCGCTAACCATTTAGCATCTTCTATTTGAGCTGCTTCATCATCAAAAACGTCAATAAAAACTTTACCAATTGCTTTACGTTTTGCTTCTGGGTCACTCAATCCAGCAAGTTCATTCAAGAAGCGTGCCGAAGCATCTACTCCTTTAACGTTAAGTCCCATACCTTCATATTGTTTTAATACGTCGGTAAATTCATTTTTACGAAGTAATCCGTTATTTACAAAAATACAGTGTAAGTTGCTTCCGATAGCTTTGTGCAATAATACTGCTGCTACAGAAGAGTCTACACCTCCAGATAAACCTAAAACAACTTTGTCATTACCAATTTGTTCCTTTAAGTTTTTAACAGTTTCGTCTACAAATGAATCTGGTGTCCAGTTCTGTTCAACCTTTGCTATATTAACTAAAAAATTGGCTAATAATTGTTTTCCGTCAGTAGAATGATACACTTCTGGGTGAAATTGAATGGCATAGGTAGTTTCACCTTCTATTTTATAAGCTGCATTTACTACGTCGTGTGTACTTGCTAATAAAACACCATTAGTAGGTAGTTCTTTGATAGTATCTGAATGGCTCATCCATACTTGACTTCCTTCTGAAATATTTTGAAAAAAGGTTTCGTTTTCTTTTACAAAAGAAAGATTAGCTCTTCCATATTCTCTTGTGTTAGAAGGCGCTACTAAACCACCAGAAAAATGAGCTAAATATTGAGCACCATAACAAACAGCTAATAGTGGTTTTTTACCTCTTATTTCTGATAAGTCTGGATGAGGTGCTTCTTC
The sequence above is a segment of the Tenacibaculum sp. 190130A14a genome. Coding sequences within it:
- a CDS encoding cyclase family protein, with translation MQATIHHNSRKYTIDLTEPLDISIAIDTSKQHINAWYLDDPEIVPVASGDWVGSVAEGADVNFNNISFNPHSHITHTECVGHITEEVYSINKHLNTFFFLAEVVTIAPEQLENGDFVISKKQLQHNLGNKKRDAIVIRTIPNLLDKKEMRYSNTNPPYMLEEAAVYLKEKGIKHLLIDLPSVDKEKDDGKLLSHNAFWNTQGVLRFDATITEFIYVPNNVVDGTYFLNLMVAPFENDATPSKPILYKIEM
- a CDS encoding MFS transporter, coding for MKKLYLNYLNTFKGLSTEVWWLALITLINRAGTMVIPFLSLYLTKSLDFSLKDVGWIMTCFGLGSVIGSWLGGKLTDKIGFYKVMKVSLFLTGLLFIALQFVTTFVGFCIGIFLVMLVADTFRPAMFVALSNYSKPENKTRSVTLIRLAINLGFSAGPAVGGLIITSLGYNGLFWVDGITCILATFLLMNVLHPKKAKIVDEVKVENPVSIFSDKAFWVFFVSMFVFGFIFLQYFSTMPLYYKDTHHLTELEIGLLMGMNGFIIFALEMPLIKWLEDSKYSKEFLIFIGLLLTGISFFVLLLTNWVGVLIVGMLFMTIGEMIAFPFSNAFVMDRAKRGKQGEYMAYYSIAFSISHIFGHNSGMQMVDKIGFNSTWSIMAILSIVGLVFLLLLMSLIKKEGIKG
- a CDS encoding VOC family protein → MNLNQVTIPSVDVNRSVEFYKKLGLHLIVDASPRYVRFELPEGQSTLSIHQVETLPKGEGIVLYFENDNLDELVNQLQDKGVNFIHLPKDQTWLWREARLEDPDGNKLILFKAGEHRKNPPWRIN
- a CDS encoding nucleotide pyrophosphohydrolase, with product MNIQDAQKQVDDWIKNHGVRYFNELTNMAQLTEEVGEVARIIARRYGEQSEKESDKQKDLGEELADVVFVVLCLANQTGVNLQEAFDKKLDFKTKRDHDRHHNNEKLK
- a CDS encoding LysM peptidoglycan-binding domain-containing protein encodes the protein MKKIKLLVFLFGLTIAVSCGQQKRYVSYKVQKGETIEDIANRLNMSEDDLLRLNPDVSATPPTNTVIIIPNKTINSTNSPVETTSEEEIVEGSTPTEEETTEEATKNDDVYTVVTTDYETHTVQQGETVYRITKEYNISKDELLKLNPEFPDLVFNKLSVGQVLKVKANTRTIVVDKNEILKKYVTHEVQSKETIFSLTRFYNISKEDLMYLNPEYPEIKDNVLKVGQLIKIRPKDEETEQVEYKFYRDSITTDASVNVALLLPFRANEYDTIANKEIFKRNRLANMVTDFYLGAEIAIDSLSNQGITVNTLILDTGRKGKNIESIITSDQLDDMDAIIGPFYSEEAIELAREVDNPIIFPHFSNSQKDFSSSKLVKTAPDSNLYTEYLLSYLKDNYNNETIFVIGDGKKVSNAMVDKISYGLRRHDSIKTVHILKPEEGYIKKDRFIENLKDNKKAWFIMTSDDNVAVADALNSAIGFPDDVSVQVFAVNKNKGYNKIDNNKLAQIHFTYVTNMFADINSKEVNVFNEKYLEKNNSLPSEYAVKGFDITYDIIMRLASGEKLSRTFKDGTSFRLENKFEYRKKSGTYSNQGLYLVRYNNDLSLTRLK
- the guaA gene encoding glutamine-hydrolyzing GMP synthase, which translates into the protein MQQHNVLILDFGSQYTQLIARRVRELNIYCEIHPYNKIPQNLNNFKAVILSGSPSSVRSEEAPHPDLSEIRGKKPLLAVCYGAQYLAHFSGGLVAPSNTREYGRANLSFVKENETFFQNISEGSQVWMSHSDTIKELPTNGVLLASTHDVVNAAYKIEGETTYAIQFHPEVYHSTDGKQLLANFLVNIAKVEQNWTPDSFVDETVKNLKEQIGNDKVVLGLSGGVDSSVAAVLLHKAIGSNLHCIFVNNGLLRKNEFTDVLKQYEGMGLNVKGVDASARFLNELAGLSDPEAKRKAIGKVFIDVFDDEAAQIEDAKWLAQGTIYPDVIESVSVNGGPSATIKSHHNVGGLPDFMKLKVVEPLRMIFKDEVRRVGKSMGIDQELLGRHPFPGPGLAIRILGDITSEKVRILQEVDAIFINGLKEHGLYNKVWQAGAILLPVNSVGVMGDERTYEKVVALRAVESTDGMTADWVNLPYEFLQKISNKIINNVKGVNRVVYDISSKPPATIEWE